The DNA window GGGGGACTGGGTGAACGTCCTCGCACAGGAAAACGACTACAACATCGTCGGCGAGGAGTACATCCCGCTGGACGAGACGGACTTCTCGTCGGTCATCAACCGGATCCAGGACGAGGACCCCGACTTCATCATGTCGATGCTGGTTGGGTCGAACCACGAGAACTTCTACGACCAGCGTGCGACCAACGAGATAACCGACATCCCAATCGGCACGTCGACGACGCTGGCCCAGGGCCACGAGCACATCCGCTACGACCCACCCGCGCTAACCAACGTTTACGCCGGTGTCAGCTACATGGAGGAGTTCGGCGACCAGCGGGACGGCGAGAACATCGTCGAGGACTTCTACGAGCGCTGGCCCGACGCCAACTACCTCAACCAGGAAGCCCAGAACAACTACTTCTCCGTGTACCTCTGGGCTGAGGCCGTCGAGGAGGCCGGTACGTTCGACCAGCAGGAAGTCATCAGCGTTCTCGAAGAGGGCCGCGACATCAGCGCGCCCTCCGGCGAACTGACCCTCGACGGCGCGACCCACCACATGGAACACGAGATGCGTGTGGCTGTCTGCGACGAGAACCACGAGATATCGTTCACCAACAACGAACGAATCGGCCCGAGCTTCCTCCGCAGCGAGGTCGAGGGCGGGGACGGCTGTAACCTCAAAGAACAGGACAAGACCACTCAGTACGTCCCAAGTGACGTCTACGATGTCTAGGCCACATGATTCAGGTCACGCACTCGACTCGCTTGCCGACCTGGACGGTGGTACGCCGTGAGTGAAGCCACGCTGCCGGCCATCGTGGTGTACGACATCGCCGCGCTGTTGTTCCAGTTCCTGAACAGCTTCGGCTTCATCATCCTCGCGACCGTCGGGCTGGCTATCATCTTCGGCATGATGGGCGTCATCAACCTCGCCCACGGGGAGTTCATCCTCATCGGCGTCTACGGGACGGCCCTGACCTATCACGCGGGCCTCCCGCTCCCGGTGGCGATGGGTGCCGGCGTCGTCGTCACGACCGTGTTCGGTGTGGTCGTCGAACGGACTATCGTCCGACACTTCTACGACCGGCTGCTGGACTCGATGGTGGCGACGTGGGGGCTGGCCCTCGTCATCTCCCAGCTGCTGCTCATCGTCTTCGGCTCCAGCCTCGACAGCATCGGGACGCCGCTCGGGAACGTCAGCTACGGCCCGTTCTCGTCGTCGATATATCGGAGTGTGTTGCTCCCGGCCGTCGCGCTGTTGGTGCTTGCCGGGCTGTACGTGCTGTTTACCCGCACCGAGTTCGGTATCAAAGCACGAGCTACCATCGAGGACCCCGAGACAGCACGGGCGATGGGTATCGACACCGACCGGATGTACGTCGCGACGTTCGCTATCGGCTCCGCGCTGGCGGGGCTGACCGGCGCGCTGTACGCCCCCGCACTGGGCTCGATTACCCCGAACCGCGGGAGCACGTTCCTCGTCGAAGCGTTCGTCGCTGTCGTCGTCGGCGGCCCATCGGTCATCTTGGGCACGCTGTCGGCGTCCGGGCTGCTCAGCGTCTTCAACGCCGGCGGGAGCTTCTTCTTCGGGACGTTCATCGGGCAGATGCTGTTGCTGCTCGTCGCGATAGTCGCGCTCCGGTTCCTGCCGGACGGCATCACCGGCTACGTGGACGACTGGCGCCAGCGCAGGAGGGCCGAGGAATGAGCGGCGCCGTCGACTCGGTGGTGTCAATCCTCAGTGGGATTCGGGGACGGCTCGAAGGCCCCAACACCTACGGCAACTCGCTGGTGTTCTGGGTCGCGTTCGTCCTCGCGGTCTTCTGGCTCGCCCTCTATCCGCTGGTGACCGACCCCTACACCATCATCCAGACCTCGCGGTACTTCGCCGTCGCGTTCCTCGCGCTGAGCCTCTGTTTCATCTGGGGGTACGCCGGGGTGTTGAGCTTCGGACAGGTCGCCTTCTTCGGCGTCGCGGCCTACACCTTCGGCGCTATCGGCATCAACCTCTCGTCGGCGATGGGCGTCACCGTCGCTATCGTGGGGGCCGTCGTCGTCGGGACCCTGGCCGCCGCCCTGCTGGGCTATTTCATGTTCTACGGGGGCGTCCGGGACACCTACGTCACGATAATGACGCTCGTCGTGGCCCTCGTGTTGAACACGTTCATGGCCCAGACGGCGGGCAGCGAGTGGGCCATCGGCAAAGCCCAGCTGGGGGGGTTCAACGGGATGACCGACATCCCGAGTCTCACGCTCGGCATCGGCGAGACAGCCATGGTCTTCGAGCGGGGTGCGCTGTACTACGCGTTGCTCGTCTCGCTCGTCCTGGTCTATCTTGGCCTGCGTGTCCTGCTCAACAGCTCGTTCGGAATGACGATGGTCGCGATTCGCGAGGACGAAGCCCGGACCGAGACGTTCGGCTACAACGTCCCGTTCGTGAAACTCGTGGTGTTCACCATCGGCGGCTCGCTGGCCGCCCTCGGCGGCGTGTTCTACGCGAGCTGGGGCAACTACGTCGACCCCAGCGTCTTCGGGATTGCCTTCGCCGCGCTCCCCGTCGTCTGGGTCAGCGTCGGCGGCCGCGAATCGCTCATCGGTGCCCTCGGCGCGACGCTGGCGATAGAGCAGATGCGAACCGCCCTCTCCAGCGGTATCGGCCCCATCGGCTCTGAGTGGGCGCTCGTCATCGTCGGTGGACTCCTGCTGGGCGTGATTCTGTTCATGCCCGCCGGTGTCGTCCCGACGGTGGACAGCCTCGTCAAGAGACTGCAGGAGCGGCGGTCCGAGCAGGGCCAGTCGGCTCAACCAACCGAGGAGGCGGTCGAATGACCACCCAGGACATCAACGTAAAGCAACAACCCGCTGTCGCCGCAACCGGCAGCGACACCGACACGCTGCTTGCGACCGACCAGCTCACCAAGAAGTTCGGCGGCCTCACCGCGGTCGATAGCGTCGACTTCTCGGTCACCGAGGGCGAGATACGGTGTCTCATCGGGCCCAACGGCGCCGGCAAGAGCACGCTACTCGAACTGATTACCGGCCAGCTCTCGCCGACCGAGGGCGACATCTACTTCGATGGGACCGACCTGACCGGGCTGGACACCCACGAGCGAATCGATACCGGCCTCAGTGTCAAATTCCAGTCGCCACACGTCTACGAGAATCTCTCGGTCACCGAGAATCTCCGTGTGCCGCTGCAGCGCACGGACCGCGATACAGAGCGTGTACTGGCCGAGACGCTCGAGCGAACCGCTCTGAGCGGCGATGCCGATACCCAGGCCAGCGAACTCTCACACGGCGAGAAACAGCGCCTCGAAATCGGGATGGCGCTAACGCTGGACCCGAAACTGATGTTACTCGACGAGCCCGTGGCCGGGATGTCGATAGACGAGACCGACGACGTCGCGGCCCTGATTCGCTCGTTGCACGACGACGGGATGACGTTCCTCGTCGT is part of the Haloarcula salinisoli genome and encodes:
- a CDS encoding urea ABC transporter substrate-binding protein — translated: MSGRTFSRRSLLASSATALGISVAGCSIGGGSNSGPTVGILEDRSGNFQLNGTSKWQATRLALEEINDDGGLLGEEIEIVDPDPQSDNSRYQELTEKLILQDQVDALWAGYSSATREAIRPIINENEQLYFYTTQYEGGVCDNTIFPVGATARQQLGIVTPYLADEFGDDIYIIAADYNFGQLSGDWVNVLAQENDYNIVGEEYIPLDETDFSSVINRIQDEDPDFIMSMLVGSNHENFYDQRATNEITDIPIGTSTTLAQGHEHIRYDPPALTNVYAGVSYMEEFGDQRDGENIVEDFYERWPDANYLNQEAQNNYFSVYLWAEAVEEAGTFDQQEVISVLEEGRDISAPSGELTLDGATHHMEHEMRVAVCDENHEISFTNNERIGPSFLRSEVEGGDGCNLKEQDKTTQYVPSDVYDV
- the urtB gene encoding urea ABC transporter, permease protein UrtB; this translates as MSEATLPAIVVYDIAALLFQFLNSFGFIILATVGLAIIFGMMGVINLAHGEFILIGVYGTALTYHAGLPLPVAMGAGVVVTTVFGVVVERTIVRHFYDRLLDSMVATWGLALVISQLLLIVFGSSLDSIGTPLGNVSYGPFSSSIYRSVLLPAVALLVLAGLYVLFTRTEFGIKARATIEDPETARAMGIDTDRMYVATFAIGSALAGLTGALYAPALGSITPNRGSTFLVEAFVAVVVGGPSVILGTLSASGLLSVFNAGGSFFFGTFIGQMLLLLVAIVALRFLPDGITGYVDDWRQRRRAEE
- a CDS encoding ABC transporter permease subunit produces the protein MSGAVDSVVSILSGIRGRLEGPNTYGNSLVFWVAFVLAVFWLALYPLVTDPYTIIQTSRYFAVAFLALSLCFIWGYAGVLSFGQVAFFGVAAYTFGAIGINLSSAMGVTVAIVGAVVVGTLAAALLGYFMFYGGVRDTYVTIMTLVVALVLNTFMAQTAGSEWAIGKAQLGGFNGMTDIPSLTLGIGETAMVFERGALYYALLVSLVLVYLGLRVLLNSSFGMTMVAIREDEARTETFGYNVPFVKLVVFTIGGSLAALGGVFYASWGNYVDPSVFGIAFAALPVVWVSVGGRESLIGALGATLAIEQMRTALSSGIGPIGSEWALVIVGGLLLGVILFMPAGVVPTVDSLVKRLQERRSEQGQSAQPTEEAVE
- a CDS encoding ABC transporter ATP-binding protein; the encoded protein is MTTQDINVKQQPAVAATGSDTDTLLATDQLTKKFGGLTAVDSVDFSVTEGEIRCLIGPNGAGKSTLLELITGQLSPTEGDIYFDGTDLTGLDTHERIDTGLSVKFQSPHVYENLSVTENLRVPLQRTDRDTERVLAETLERTALSGDADTQASELSHGEKQRLEIGMALTLDPKLMLLDEPVAGMSIDETDDVAALIRSLHDDGMTFLVVEHDMEFVRRISEQVTVLNQGSILRQGPIEEIESDEEVRRIYLGENA